The genomic window TCGACCTCGTGCTGCAGAGCGGCGCCGCCGGCGGCCCCAGCGCCGACTCGTCGACCGACAACCTCTGGCTTACCCGGCCTTTCGCAGGCTGAGCGAGGATTAACTGACAGTGCCCTCTATCGACATCGACCGCGATGCCGCGCACCAGGCCGCACAAACCGAGCTCGACAAGCCGATCTATTCCAAAGCCTCCGCGTGGCAACAGTTCATGGACTGGATCAACGAACTGGTGTACCGGCTGCTGCAGCAGACTTCGACGATCCCCGGCGGCTGGTTCACCGCAACGGTGTTGCTGATCCTGCTCGTCATCGCGGTGATCGTCGCCGTCCGCATCGCCCGGCGGACCATGCGCACCCGGCGCGGCGGCGCGGACTACCTGCTGTTCGAGGCCGCCGAACTCACCGCGGCGCAGCATCGCGCGATCGCCGAAAACTCTGCCGCCGAGACAAATTGGGCCGCTGC from Mycobacterium shigaense includes these protein-coding regions:
- a CDS encoding DUF4129 domain-containing protein — translated: MPSIDIDRDAAHQAAQTELDKPIYSKASAWQQFMDWINELVYRLLQQTSTIPGGWFTATVLLILLVIAVIVAVRIARRTMRTRRGGADYLLFEAAELTAAQHRAIAENSAAETNWAAAIRHRLRAVARQLEETGVLEPLPGRTANELATAAGAVLPHLASELSRAATTFNDVTYGQQPGTQAAYQMIVDLDDHLRSRIPGTASAAGQPVAVDSWAQVR